Proteins from one Oryza sativa Japonica Group chromosome 12, ASM3414082v1 genomic window:
- the LOC4352651 gene encoding uncharacterized protein, with protein MLGTTAAQPTSRRGGLSTPRTRHGFGCGVDKMNRLRLAIPSASKNVSRCGKLAICRAQSEDSKGGGGFLTGFLIGGAIFGTLGYVFAPQISKTLDSLLDENGQDSESDEHGLVKPRYGRYYDEGLEKTRQTLGDKISQLNLAIDKAASRLKRVAGNVEKEAINDESEIEISSFNDNELVAENLNEQGFVQGETAT; from the exons GCACGAGGCATGGATTTGGGTGCGGCGTCGACAAGATGAATCGTCTGCGGTTGGCGATTCCCTCCGCTTCAAAGAATGTGAGCCGCTGTGGGAAGCTTGCTATCTGCAGAGCACAAAG TGAAGATTCTAAAGGTGGGGGAGGATTCTTGACTGGATTTCTTATAGGGGGCGCAATCTTCGGAACATTGGGATATGTCTTTGCTCCTCAG ATCAGCAAGACGCTAGATTCTTTATTAGATGAAAATGGACAAGACAGTGAATCTGATGAACATGGCCTTGTAAAGCCACGGTATGGTCGATATTATGATGAAGGTTTAGAG AAAACCCGTCAAACACTGGGCGACAAGATAAGCCAACTAAACTTGGCAATTGACAAAGCTGCCTCCCGGTTGAAGCGCGTTGCTGGCAATGTGGAAAAGGAAGCTATTAATGATGAATCAGAA ATCGAAATATCTTCATTCAACGATAATGAGCTTGTGGCGGAAAACTTGAACGAGCAAGGATTTGTGCAAGGTGAAACAGCAACGTAG